Proteins co-encoded in one Anabas testudineus chromosome 8, fAnaTes1.2, whole genome shotgun sequence genomic window:
- the LOC113161245 gene encoding transcription factor Sox-9-A-like — translation MNLLDPYLKMTEEQEKCHSDAPSPSMSEDSAGSPCPSGSGSDTENTRPSDNHLLGGPDYKKEGEEEKFPVCIRDAVSQVLKGYDWTLVPMPVRVNGSSKSKPHVKRPMNAFMVWAQAARRKLADQYPHLHNAELSKTLGKLWRLLNEVEKRPFVEEAERLRVQHKKDHPDYKYQPRRRKSVKNGQNDPEDNEQTHISPNAIFKALQQADSPASSMGEVHSPGEHSGQSQGPPTPPTTPKTDLPSSKTDLKREGRPMQEGTSRQLNIDFGAVDIGELSSDVISNMGSFDVDEFDQYLPPHSHAGVTGTAQPGYNSSYGIGSSSVSQANGVGAHAWMSKQQQQQQQQHSLTTLGGVGEQGQPGQQRTTQIKTEQLSPSHYSDQQGSPQHVTYGSFNLQHYSTSSYPSITRAQYDYSDHQGGANSYYSHATGQGSSLYSTFSYMSPSQRPMYTPIADTTGVPSVPQTHSPQHWEQQPIYTQLSRP, via the exons ATGAATCTCCTCGACCCTTACCTGAAGATGACAGAAGAACAGGAGAAGTGTCACTCTGACGCTCCCAGCCCCAGCATGTCTGAGGACTCCGCAGGCTCGCCGTGCCCGTCCGGGTCCGGTTCAGACACCGAGAACACCCGGCCATCCGACAACCACCTCCTCGGGGGTCCAGACTACAAGAAGGAGGGCGAAGAAGAAAAGTTCCCCGTGTGTATCAGAGACGCAGTCTCCCAAGTGTTGAAGGGTTACGACTGGACTCTGGTGCCCATGCCGGTGCGCGTCAACGGCTCAAGTAAGAGCAAGCCTCATGTCAAAAGACCCATGAACGCCTTCATGGTGTGGGCTCAAGCTGCGCGGAGGAAGCTGGCCGATCAGTACCCTCATCTCCACAACGCCGAGCTCAGCAAAACACTGGGAAAACTTTGGAG ATTGCTCAACGAAGTTGAGAAGCGCCCGTTCGTAGAAGAAGCCGAGCGTCTGAGAGTGCAGCATAAGAAGGATCACCCCGACTACAAATATCAGCCAAGACGGAGAAAATCTGTCAAGAACGGGCAGAACGACCCCGAGGATAACGAGCAAACTCACATCTCTCCAAATGCCATATTCAAGGCGCTGCAGCAGGCCGATTCCCCAGCGTCCAGCATGGGCGAGGTGCACTCTCCAGGGGAGCATTCAG GTCAGTCCCAGGGCCCACCAACACCCCCAACTACCCCCAAGACAGACCTCCCCTCCAGCAAAACTGACCTGAAGCGTGAGGGGCGCCCCATGCAGGAGGGCACCAGTCGTCAGCTCAACATCGACTTTGGAGCTGTAGACATTGGTGAACTGAGCAGCGATGTCATCTCCAACATGGGGAGCTTTGACGTTGACGAGTTTGATCAGTACCTGCCGCCTCACAGCCACGCCGGGGTGACCGGCACGGCCCAGCCGGGCTACAACAGCAGCTACGGCATCGGCAGCTCTTCGGTCTCCCAAGCAAACGGTGTCGGAGCCCATGCATGGATGtccaagcagcagcagcagcagcagcagcagcactctctGACCACCCTGGGAGGAGTAGGAGAGCAAGGCCAGCCGGGTCAGCAGAGAACCACCCAGATCAAGACAGAGCAGCTGAGCCCGAGCCACTACAGCGACCAACAGGGCTCCCCACAGCATGTCACCTACGGGTCTTTCAACCTGCAGCACTACAGCACCTCTTCTTACCCGTCCATCACAAGAGCACAGTATGACTATTCGGACCACCAAGGTGGTGCCAACTCCTACTACAGCCATGCAACTGGCCAGGGCTCCAGCCTATACTCCACCTTCAGCTACATGAGCCCTAGCCAGAGGCCAATGTACACCCCGATCGCTGACACCACTGGGGTGCCCTCTGTGCCCCAGACCCACAGTCCACAGCACTGGGAGCAGCAGCCTATTTACACACAACTATCCAGGCCATGA